In one Diprion similis isolate iyDipSimi1 chromosome 6, iyDipSimi1.1, whole genome shotgun sequence genomic region, the following are encoded:
- the LOC124407612 gene encoding rRNA-processing protein FCF1 homolog, which produces MGKNKKTRKVVMQRFAQMKKMISPSDSRIKLEQRAPPRKKKPEDPTEMKIKEAPQQSSALFFQYNTQLGPPYHILIDTNFINFSIKNKLDIVQNMMDCLYAKCIPYITDCVLAELEKLGAKYKIALKIIKDPRFERIHCMHKGTYADDCLVNRVTQHKCYIVATNDKDLKRRIRKIPGVPIMYVSQHRYTIERMPDAYGAPKT; this is translated from the exons atg ggaaagaataagaaaacacGTAAGGTTGTGATGCAAAGATTTGCACAAATGAAAAAGATGATCAGCCCCAGCGACTCCAGGAT AAAACTAGAACAGCGAGCACCGCCACGAAAAAAGAAGCCTGAAGATCCGACAGAGATGAAAATCAAAGAAGC CCCCCAACAATCCTCAGCATTGTTCTTCCAATATAATACGCAACTTGGTCCACCGTATCACATTTTAATCGATACGAACTTCATCAACTTTTCCATCAAAAATAAACTTGATATAGTGCAAAATATGATGGACTGCCTATATGCAAAATGTATACCGTACATAACAGACTGTGTTTTGGCAGAGTTGGAAAAACTTGGAGCAAAGTACAAAATAgcattaaaaataatcaaggaTCCCAGATTTGAGAGAATACATTGTATGCATAAAGGAACATATGCGGATGACTGTCTTGTTAACAGAGTTACACAG CATAAATGTTACATTGTTGCGACCAACGATAAGGACCTGAAAAGAAGAATTCGGAAaattcctggggttccgataaTGTACGTTTCTCAACATCGTTACACAATAGAAAGGATGCCTGATGCGTATGGAGCTCCTAAGACGTAG